One window of the Isachenkonia alkalipeptolytica genome contains the following:
- a CDS encoding DMT family transporter codes for MDRKNELLPILAGLLVAFIFGFSFTFTKGALEILDPFHLLGLRFLFASVLLWSLLLLKVIKINFSGRRMKPLFFLALFQPVLYFICEVTGVDMTSASESGMMISLIPVVAAILGVIFLKEKPSTKQWIFIFLSVAGVIFITVMRESEVEGNFIGMLVLLGAVFSAGAFNILSRKSSLYFNAIEITFFMMMVGLVVFNGIAVTEHVLRGELTSYFTPLFNPVAFFAVVYLGILSSVVAFFMLNFMLSKIEATKSAVFGNLVTVVSIIAGILVLGEPFYWFHVVGAILILLGVWGTNYYGIKPRNPETNS; via the coding sequence TTCACCAAGGGAGCTTTAGAAATACTAGATCCATTTCATTTGCTAGGGCTTCGATTTTTGTTTGCCAGTGTGTTATTGTGGAGTCTATTGCTACTTAAAGTGATAAAAATTAATTTTTCCGGCAGAAGAATGAAACCTCTATTTTTTTTAGCCTTGTTTCAGCCGGTTTTATATTTCATTTGTGAAGTCACTGGTGTGGATATGACCTCTGCTTCTGAAAGTGGAATGATGATATCTCTTATTCCTGTCGTAGCTGCAATACTCGGTGTGATATTCCTTAAAGAAAAACCCAGTACTAAGCAGTGGATCTTTATTTTCCTATCGGTGGCGGGAGTAATTTTCATTACTGTTATGCGAGAAAGTGAAGTGGAAGGAAATTTTATCGGGATGTTGGTGCTCTTAGGGGCAGTTTTTTCCGCCGGGGCTTTTAATATCCTGTCCAGAAAATCCTCATTATACTTTAATGCCATAGAAATTACCTTTTTTATGATGATGGTTGGGCTTGTAGTCTTTAATGGAATCGCAGTAACTGAGCATGTTCTAAGGGGAGAGTTAACCTCGTACTTTACTCCCCTTTTTAACCCCGTTGCTTTTTTCGCAGTGGTATATTTAGGGATTCTCTCTTCAGTAGTGGCCTTTTTTATGTTGAATTTCATGCTGTCTAAAATCGAAGCGACAAAATCCGCTGTATTTGGAAATCTGGTGACGGTAGTATCCATCATCGCGGGGATCCTTGTTTTAGGAGAACCTTTTTACTGGTTTCATGTTGTGGGAGCGATCCTGATTTTGCTTGGGGTGTGGGGTACTAACTATTACGGAATCAAACCCCGTAATCCTGAGACAAATAGCTAA